One Archangium violaceum genomic window, TGAGCTCCCGCGCGTGAACGCGGGAGCTCCTTCACCCCAGAGGCCGTGGTGCCCGGGGGGCGAGCCGTCTCAGTTACACGAGTACGAGTACGAGCTCGGCGTGCTCCAGGTGCCATCCGGGTTGATCTGGCGCACGGTGTAGCCGCTGAACGGGTAGGACGAGCCCCAGCAGTCCCGGGCGCGGACATCGTTCCGGACGGCGGTGGACAGGTCCCAGTTGCCCCGGCGGCGCAGCTTCTCGTAGATGGCGACGCGGTCGATGGCCTCGATCCACGTCGAGTCGGCGGCGAGCGTGTCGCGGCGCTTCTCGAGGAACTTCTGCAGCCAGGCGCTCTCGGTGATGCCGTTATAGCCAATCACCGGCGCGACCTGTCCGGAGTTGCCGAGGGCGGTGTTGGCCGCGCGGATGAATTCCCTGGCGCCATACTCGCCGTGGTTGATGAACGCGTCGTACAGCGCGGCCTTCGTGAGCGCCGTGGTCAGCCCCCACTTCTTCGCGGTGGCGAGCATGGGCGAGTAGTACAGGCGGTCATTCACCTGGTCCTGGCAGCTCTTGAAGTCCGCCCGGGTGGTGGTGTTGTTGTAGCTCGCGGCCCAATCCGCCGTCCAATTGCCGATGACGTCCAGCTCGGACGTCGATGCCTGGGATTGGCCCGTCGAGAGGAAGCGGTTGTTGATGGTGATGAGCCCCGGCATGTACTTGGCCATCAGGTTGCCATTGCTGGCGCTGCGGAGATTCACGTAGCACTCGATGACCTGGATGGCGTCACCCGTGCCGGTGCAGAAGCCCGCGCGGCCATTCGTGTAGCCTCGGCCGTCGTGGATGTTCTCGGAGTAGGCGTAGTCGATGACGGGGGTGTCGTTCTCCCAGATGCTCGTGATGGCCTCGGCCACCTTCTTCTGGTTGGCCGTCATCCCGCCGTCGCTGCCTCCCGTCCCGCCGTCCGTGCCACCGTCATTGCCGCCCGTGCCGCAGCTGGGGTCGCTGATCTGCACGTTGGTCGCGGTGAACGACGAGTTGGACGTCGTGGAGTAGTAGAACGTGTACGAGGCGTTCACGCCCACCGTCAGGCTCGACGTCCTCGAGTACGTGCAGGTCGTGCCGCTCTGGGTGTGCGTCCAGCCCTCGTGGTCGTAGTCACAGACCACACCGCTGGGGACGTTGAAGGCGATCTTCGGGCTCGTCATGGCGCTCGTGCCCGTGTTCTTGAAGACGATCGTCCCCCAATAGTTCGGACCATCGTAGGTGTTCGTCGTAATCGTATACGAACAGGTGGCGAGCTCCTGCCGCATCGAGTCCGATTGGGTCTCGAATGCATTGTTTCCCGCCCCACATGCGACGAGCGTGGCGGCCGTCCCAACGAGTGCCAGGTGCCGGTATCCCTTGCGCAGCGCTTCGTATCGACGATTGCTCATACAGGAATCCCTCTCGTTTCGCGGTGGCCATCCGCCGGTGCGGATGGGACGTCCCTCCAGACGCAGACATGGACGTTGCTGGCCGGATAGTCGAGTTTTACTGATTTTGCAATGATACCAGTTCTCGGGGGGGGCTCCCTGGGAGGGCAATCAGCCATTCAGGCCGGAGGGCCCGGGCCTCCCGTGCTTGCGCAGACAGGCGGGCTCGGTGCGGCTGCCCTGCCTTGCCGGGAATCGTTCAGGGCCACACGTTCGAGAGGACGGAATGGGTTTCGGGAGGACGCTGAGCCATGCCGGTTCTCTACCTGCTGATGGGATTGGGGCTGCTGGGCCTGTGGGTGGTGGCCCTGGCGCAGGGAGGCGTGGTGGGCTGGTTCCTCTGGCTGACCTTCGGGGTGGCCATCGGCATGGTGGTGCTGGCCATCCTCGACTTCGCCTCCGCGTGGAGGCGGAGGGCGACGTGAGCCGAGGCCGCGCGGCGGTCGAGAGGAGGTAGGCCGTGGAGAGCTGGAGGATGCCCGAGAAGGGTCTGTCGACGAACGAGCTCGTCCGCCGGGCCATGAGCGAGGCACGGTTGTTGGCGAAAGCGGAGCTGCTGCACGCGAAGGTGGAGCTCGCGCAGGAGGTCCGCGCGGCGCGCATCTCGGGCGTGTTCCTCGGGGGAGGGGCGGCCTTCGCGCTGGTGGCGCTGGCGATGCTCTTCGTGGCGGGAGCGGCGGCGCTGGCGCTTCCTCTGTGGGCGGGGGCGCTCATCGGCGCGGGGGGGGCCCTGGTGCTCGCGGCCCTCTTCGCGGCCATCGGCTGGACGAAGCTGCCCAAGGAGCCCCTGCGCCATACGAAGGAGCGCCTGTCGATGGACCTGGAGGAGATCCGCCAGCACATCGAGCTCGCGCGGCACTGAATTCCCGGGCGCGTGTGCATTTCCGCGTGGGCTGCACGCCGAGCGGCCTGCTTCACTCCGGGCGGGGAGGAGGGGGCCTCGGGCGACTGGCACCACCCCGAGCCGGGCCGCTAGGGTTCCGCGCGAGTCGGGACCATGAAGGCTCCCGCCGACATGCTCCGGAGATATCGACGATGCGGTTGCGCACGACCCTGCTGCTGGGCCTGCTGACTGGCTGTGCCACCACGGCTTCTACCTCCAAGACGGAGGCCCCGGCTGAAGGCGCCCCCGCGGCCCAGCCGGCCAGCACGTCCGAGCCCAGGGCGGACCTGGAGGCTCTCTCCACGCGCGAGCTGGCGC contains:
- a CDS encoding chitosanase, whose protein sequence is MSNRRYEALRKGYRHLALVGTAATLVACGAGNNAFETQSDSMRQELATCSYTITTNTYDGPNYWGTIVFKNTGTSAMTSPKIAFNVPSGVVCDYDHEGWTHTQSGTTCTYSRTSSLTVGVNASYTFYYSTTSNSSFTATNVQISDPSCGTGGNDGGTDGGTGGSDGGMTANQKKVAEAITSIWENDTPVIDYAYSENIHDGRGYTNGRAGFCTGTGDAIQVIECYVNLRSASNGNLMAKYMPGLITINNRFLSTGQSQASTSELDVIGNWTADWAASYNNTTTRADFKSCQDQVNDRLYYSPMLATAKKWGLTTALTKAALYDAFINHGEYGAREFIRAANTALGNSGQVAPVIGYNGITESAWLQKFLEKRRDTLAADSTWIEAIDRVAIYEKLRRRGNWDLSTAVRNDVRARDCWGSSYPFSGYTVRQINPDGTWSTPSSYSYSCN
- a CDS encoding phage holin family protein encodes the protein MPEKGLSTNELVRRAMSEARLLAKAELLHAKVELAQEVRAARISGVFLGGGAAFALVALAMLFVAGAAALALPLWAGALIGAGGALVLAALFAAIGWTKLPKEPLRHTKERLSMDLEEIRQHIELARH